Proteins co-encoded in one Hyla sarda isolate aHylSar1 chromosome 4, aHylSar1.hap1, whole genome shotgun sequence genomic window:
- the LOC130369478 gene encoding speedy protein 1-B-like, whose translation MVLIYFRRANLRTEEYNTYFFPALFLANQFEEDEMFRREIYPWALGPMWTAMKTWMLHLRNLLLLRMRFHAWVTRDTCDRIMAQDPEYWAWKRERKEHHGWAIRWYRRDPGEYIPRGPWWIPPACSICITDLQPCAGEENTKRRRTKKEEQNG comes from the exons ATGGTCCTCATCTACTTCCGAAGAGCCAACCTGCGTACGGAGGAATATAACACCTACTTCTTTCCAGCGCT gtTTCTTGCCAACCAGTTTGAAGAGGATGAGATGTTTCGACGCGAGATCTACCCCTGGGCCCTTGGACCGATGTGGACGGCGATGAAGACCTGGATGCTACACCTGCGGAACCTGCTGCTCCTCCGGATGAGATTCCACGCTTGGGTGACCAGAGACACCTGTGATCGG ATCATGGCACAAGACCCCGAGTACTGGGCATGGAAGAGAGAGCGTAAGGAACATCACGGCTGGGCCATACGCTGGTACCGGAGGGATCCTGGAGAATACATCCCGAGAGGCCCATGGTGGATTCCTCCCGCCTGCTCCATCTGTATCACCGATCTGCAGCCTTGTGCCGGGGAAGAGAACACCAAGCGAAGAAGGACGAAGAAAGAAGAACAGAACGGATGA